Proteins from one Fragaria vesca subsp. vesca linkage group LG6, FraVesHawaii_1.0, whole genome shotgun sequence genomic window:
- the LOC101309854 gene encoding uncharacterized protein LOC101309854 has product MVYHQRKKGEKPREEEDDEECQTLAMECASSSYYKRSTSKLFTFLFICILSCSFILAPHLIFSSVPTFSLSKPPEGENEGPSTAAVTDAKAPLYSSMSNAAGAICCDRSSMRSDVCTMKGDVRTHSPSSSIFVYASQDQAVKNEEDLQHEKIKPYTRKWETIIMDTIVELDLIAKKRTLIMNHHNCDVQHDVPAVFFSTGGYTGNVYHEFNDGIMPLYITSQHFNKKVVFVILEFHNWWVMKYSDILSHLSDYPVIDFHTDERVHCFPEAIVGLKIHDELTVDSSLMEGNKSIVDFRELLDRAYQPQIRSLMHMHEHAKVSDVLSKSKRPSRIRRNVQERAFNNEPKLVIISRNGSRAITNENLLVKMAEKIGFHVQVLRPDSRTMLAEIYWALNSSDVMIGVHGAAMTHFLFMKPGSVFIQVIPLGIEWAAEAYYGEPAKKLGLNYIGYQILTKESSLCDKYNKDDPVLKDPRSVTRKGWQYTKMIYLEGQTVRLDLPRFRKQLVGAYNYTIDRLKQQRSNIQSH; this is encoded by the exons ATGGTATACCACCAGCGCAAAAAAGGTGAAAAGCCTAGGGAGGAAGAAGATGATGAGGAGTGTCAGACCCTTGCTATGGAGTGTGCGAGCTCTAGTTATTACAAAAGATCAACTTCAAAGCTTTTCACCTTTCTCTTCATCTGTATTCTCTCTTGTAGCTTCATATTAGCCCCTCATCTGATATTTTCCTCTGTCCCCACTTTCTCCCTTTCAA AACCACCGGAAGGAGAAAATGAAGGCCCGAGTACTGCTGCTGTTACCGACGCAAAGGCTCCCTTGTATTCTTCGATGTCTAATG CTGCAGGAGCTATTTGTTGTGATAGAAGCAGTATGCGTTCAGATGTTTGTACCATGAAAGGGGATGTAAGAACACACTCGCCTTCCTCTTCTATCTTCGTTTACGCATCGCAAGACCAAGCAGTGAAGAATGAGGAGGACCTCCAACACGAAAAGATCAAACCCTACACCAGAAAATGGGAAACAATTATTATGGACACCATTGTTGAGTTGGACCTCATTGCAAAGAAACGTACTCTGATCATGAACCATCATAACTGTGATGTCCAACATGATGTTCCGGCAGTGTTTTTCTCAACCGGGGGTTACACCGGCAACGTCTACCATGAATTTAATGATGGGATTATGCCACTGTACATTACTTCCCAACATTTCAACAAGAAGGTTGTGTTCGTCATTCTTGAATTTCACAATTGGTGGGTCATGAAATATTCGGACATTCTCTCCCATCTCTCAGATTATCCTGTAATAGATTTCCATACAGATGAGAGAGTTCATTGCTTCCCTGAGGCCATCGTTGGTTTGAAAATTCACGATGAGCTCACTGTGGATTCTTCATTGATGGAAGGGAATAAGAGCATCGTCGATTTCCGAGAACTCCTTGACAGAGCTTACCAGCCTCAGATTAGAAGTCTAATGCATATGCATGAACATGCAAAGGTTTCTGATGTTCTTTCGAAATCGAAAAGGCCATCCAGAATCAGGAGAAATGTGCAAGAGCGTGCATTCAATAACGAGCCGAAGTTGGTTATCATATCTCGGAATGGATCAAGGGCGATAACCAATGAGAATTTGCTGGTGAAAATGGCTGAGAAAATCGGGTTTCATGTCCAAGTTTTGAGGCCGGATAGCAGGACAATGTTAGCAGAGATTTATTGGGCTCTAAATTCGAGCGATGTCATGATTGGGGTTCATGGTGCTGCCATGACACATTTTCTGTTTATGAAGCCTGGTTCTGTGTTTATCCAAGTCATTCCTCTCGGAATTGAATGGGCAGCAGAGGCATACTATGGAGAACCTGCAAAGAAGCTTGGGTTAAACTACATTGGATACCAAATCCTTACTAAAGAGAGCTCGTTATGTGACAAATATAACAAGGATGATCCTGTTCTTAAAGATCCAAGGAGTGTAACCAGAAAGGGATGGCAATACACAAAGATGATCTATCTTGAGGGTCAGACGGTGAGACTAGACCTCCCAAGATTTCGGAAACAATTGGTTGGCGCTTACAATTACACCATTGATAGATTGAAACAGCAGCGTTCCAATATTCAGTCACATTGA